The genomic segment cgcacgcgcacgcgcagcGCAcgccacacacgcacgcacacgcacacgcacacacacacacacacacacacacacacacacacacacacacacacacacacacacacacacacagaccctgacCCCTCTCAGGCCGTTGGATTGGCCTCAGTGGCGGCTGCTGTGTGTCCCGCCCCTCAGGGCGACATCATCGATGACGTGGACAGTTTCGTGGCGGCCGCAAGGCGTTGAAGAGGCACGGAGCGTACAAGATATTCGTCATGGCGACGCACGGCATCCTCTCCTCCGATGCACCGAAACTCATAGAGGAATCTGCCATCGacaaggtgtctgtctgtctgtctgtctgtctgtctgtctgtctgtctgtctgtctgtctgtctgtctgtctgtctgtctgtctgtctgtctgtctgtctgtgtctgcctgcctgcctgtctatctgcctgCCGGCCcggcctggtctgtctgtctgtctgtctgtctgtctgtctgtctgtctgtctgtctgtctgtctgtctgtctgtctgtctgcctgcctgcctgtctgcctgcctgtctgtctgtctgtttgtttgtttgtttgttaaccCTGTGTCTATCTGTttgttaattgtgtgtgtgtgtgtgtgtgtaggtggtggtAACCAACACTATTCCTCATGAGCATCAGAAGCTGCAGTGTGCTAAGATCCAGACGGTGGACATCAGCCTGATCCTCTCTGAAGCCATCAGACTAATTTACAACGGAGAGAGCATGTCCTACCTGTTCAGACACATCGGACTGGaggactgaacacacacacacacacacacacacacacacacacacacacacacacacacacacacacacacacacacacacacacacacacacacacacacacacacacacacacacacacacacacacacacacacctgacccctCTACAACGGAGAGAGCATGTCCTACCTTTTCAGACACATCGGACTGGaggactgaacacacacacacacacacacacacacacacacacacacacacacacacacacacacacacacacacacacacacacacacacacacacacacacacacacacaacacacacaaacacacacacacacacacacacaacaataataacataatgttacaataataatgttacaataataacataatgttacaataataacataatgttacaataataatgttacaataataacataatgttacaataataatgtaacaataataatgttacaataataatgttacaataataacataatgttacaataataatgtaacaataataatgttacaataataatgtaacaataataatgttacaataataacataatgttataataataatgttacgataataacataatgttacaataataacataatgttacaataataatgttacaataataacataatgttacaataataaataatgttacaataataatgttacaataataacataatgttacaataataacataatgttacaataaataatgttacaataataacataatgttacaataataacataatgttataataataatgttacaataataacataatgttacaataataatgttacaataataacataatgttacaataataacataatgttacaataataacataatgttacaataataatgttacaataataacataatgttacaataataacatcatgttacaataataatgttacaataataacataatgttacaataataacatcatgttacaataataacataatgttacaataataacatcatgttacaataataacatcatgttacaataataacatcatgttacaataataatgttacaataataacataatgttacaataataacataatgttacaataataacataatgttataataataatgttacaataataacataatgttacaataataatgttacaataataacataatgttacaataataacataatgttacaataataacataatgttacaataataatgttacaataataacataatgttacaataataatgttacaataataacataatg from the Oncorhynchus gorbuscha isolate QuinsamMale2020 ecotype Even-year unplaced genomic scaffold, OgorEven_v1.0 Un_scaffold_1047, whole genome shotgun sequence genome contains:
- the LOC124021090 gene encoding phosphoribosyl pyrophosphate synthase-associated protein 2-like, which translates into the protein MATHGILSSDAPKLIEESAIDKVVVTNTIPHEHQKLQCAKIQTVDISLILSEAIRLIYNGESMSYLFRHIGLED